A stretch of the Desulfobacter sp. genome encodes the following:
- a CDS encoding phosphatidylglycerophosphatase A, producing the protein MALNRRVILFLATGFGLGKMPVAPGTFGTLAGLPFIFLMDNLGSWSGQGGQCFFLVCFFLVSIVLADRAEKILGLDDPGCIVVDEMVGYCIAVCLVPITPMTLLAGFAAFRCFDILKPMPVRYFEKNFSGGAGVVLDDIMAGVLAAPLVKMVYLSGVL; encoded by the coding sequence ATGGCCCTGAACCGGCGCGTGATTCTCTTTCTGGCCACAGGCTTTGGTCTGGGAAAGATGCCTGTGGCGCCCGGCACCTTCGGCACCCTGGCAGGCCTGCCCTTTATTTTTTTAATGGATAATTTGGGATCCTGGTCAGGCCAGGGGGGTCAATGTTTTTTTCTGGTCTGTTTTTTTCTGGTCTCAATCGTTCTTGCAGACCGGGCAGAAAAGATCCTGGGCCTTGATGATCCGGGCTGCATTGTCGTTGATGAGATGGTTGGATATTGTATTGCGGTGTGCCTTGTGCCGATAACCCCCATGACGCTTTTGGCGGGATTTGCGGCATTTCGGTGCTTTGATATACTAAAACCCATGCCGGTCCGGTATTTTGAGAAAAATTTTTCCGGCGGGGCCGGTGTGGTATTGGATGATATAATGGCAGGGGTGCTGGCTGCACCCCTGGTTAAAATGGTATACCTTTCAGGTGTGCTCTAG
- a CDS encoding IS6 family transposase, with product MKNENPFKWRHYEKEIILLNVRWYLRYQLSYRNLEEMMKERGLSVDHSTIYRWVQRYAPEMEKRSRKYLRQSNDSYRIDETYIKVRGKMKYLYRAVDSRGNTIDFLLRSRRNMESAKRFFKKMLRASNSSRPRVLSVDGNPAYPPAVKALKEKKLLNKDCILRQNKYLNNIIEQDHRFIKKLVRAGMGFKTFHSAWRTLKGYEIMNMIRKGQVKNIRKGEILKQKEFVENLFSYAA from the coding sequence ATGAAAAATGAAAACCCTTTCAAGTGGCGTCATTATGAAAAAGAAATCATCCTGTTGAATGTTCGCTGGTATCTGAGATATCAACTGAGTTACAGGAATCTGGAAGAGATGATGAAAGAACGGGGCTTGTCTGTGGATCACAGTACCATTTACCGATGGGTTCAGCGCTATGCTCCTGAAATGGAAAAGCGAAGCAGGAAGTATCTGCGGCAATCAAATGATTCTTACCGTATTGATGAAACATATATCAAGGTGCGGGGGAAAATGAAGTATCTTTACCGAGCGGTCGATTCCCGTGGAAATACCATCGATTTTCTTCTTCGCAGCAGACGTAATATGGAATCTGCCAAACGATTTTTTAAAAAGATGCTGCGAGCTTCCAATAGCTCCAGACCTCGGGTTCTGAGTGTTGACGGAAATCCTGCATATCCTCCGGCAGTAAAGGCTTTGAAAGAAAAAAAGCTTCTGAATAAGGACTGTATCCTAAGACAGAATAAATATCTGAACAATATTATTGAGCAAGACCACCGGTTTATCAAAAAGCTTGTCAGAGCTGGTATGGGGTTCAAGACATTTCATTCTGCCTGGCGGACGCTAAAAGGCTATGAAATTATGAACATGATCAGAAAAGGACAAGTTAAAAATATCAGGAAGGGAGAAATTTTAAAGCAGAAAGAATTCGTCGAAAATCTGTTTTCTTATGCTGCGTAA
- a CDS encoding ABC transporter permease subunit, protein MGILNPVTVQKLKRFRHISRGFWSFVIIVSMIFISLFAEVFINSRALMVYYEGEFFFPTYGQMIPGNRFGLDYAYETNYRDLKEKMNQNGSRGFVLMPPVPFNPYENDLQLNEYPPFPPSVSQRHFLGTDNVGRDILARLVYGFRTAIIFSFILLLLNYSVGISIGCAMGYFGGKFDLFFQRVIEIWSNIPFLYVIIIISSIVVPNFLILILIMAFFGWIGITWVMRTMTYKEKEREYILAVRSLGASHFRIIFRHIIPNTISVIVTYAPFAVSGGIVSLTSLDYLGFGLPAPTPSWGELLAQGWQNMEAWWISASVVGALVLTLITVTFTGEGIREAFDPKKHSIYE, encoded by the coding sequence ATGGGCATTTTAAATCCGGTAACCGTTCAGAAACTTAAACGGTTCCGCCATATCTCCAGAGGATTCTGGTCCTTTGTGATCATTGTCTCAATGATTTTTATCTCATTGTTTGCCGAGGTGTTTATCAATTCCAGGGCATTGATGGTCTATTATGAGGGCGAGTTTTTCTTTCCCACATACGGTCAGATGATTCCGGGAAACCGGTTTGGCCTTGACTATGCCTATGAGACCAATTACCGGGACCTTAAGGAGAAGATGAACCAGAACGGGTCCAGGGGATTTGTACTCATGCCGCCGGTGCCGTTCAACCCCTATGAAAACGATCTTCAGCTCAATGAATATCCCCCGTTTCCCCCTTCGGTTTCCCAGCGCCATTTTCTGGGAACGGACAATGTGGGCAGGGATATCCTGGCCCGTCTGGTATACGGGTTCAGAACCGCCATTATTTTTTCATTTATCCTGCTTTTGCTTAACTATTCCGTGGGCATTAGTATTGGCTGTGCCATGGGGTATTTTGGCGGGAAATTTGATCTCTTTTTCCAGCGGGTGATTGAAATCTGGTCCAATATTCCTTTTTTATACGTGATCATCATTATCTCTTCCATTGTGGTGCCCAATTTTTTGATCCTCATTCTGATCATGGCCTTTTTCGGCTGGATCGGCATTACCTGGGTGATGCGGACCATGACCTACAAGGAAAAGGAAAGAGAGTATATCCTGGCGGTGCGTTCCCTTGGGGCTTCCCATTTCAGAATTATATTCAGGCATATTATTCCCAATACCATTTCCGTGATTGTCACCTATGCCCCCTTTGCCGTATCCGGCGGGATTGTCTCTTTAACCTCCCTGGATTACCTGGGCTTTGGCCTGCCCGCGCCCACCCCGTCCTGGGGGGAGCTTTTGGCCCAGGGATGGCAGAACATGGAAGCCTGGTGGATTTCGGCTTCCGTGGTCGGGGCCCTGGTGCTGACCCTGATAACCGTGACCTTCACCGGAGAAGGCATCAGGGAAGCCTTTGATCCCAAAAAACATTCTATCTACGAATAG
- a CDS encoding LysE family translocator, with amino-acid sequence MSLEFFLGFTITVFLASIIPGPFMLLALTHGMRHGVMPTLASALGNLVVTMIQAMVSIVGLGTVLLASEFCFLVLKWAGAAYLVYMGLSIFFSARFSFTLPDSDRQGTTPVPLRNLFFQGAMVTAGNPKAIVFFTAVFPQFISPETGYLAQSSLLLGLMALIAFVCFMLYAVLGHKIVSFFSNAMIGRVLLQKIFPGQRDRSGVKFTQHKKTDFRRILSALKFLPS; translated from the coding sequence TTGTCCCTGGAATTTTTTCTTGGATTTACCATTACCGTGTTTTTGGCCTCTATCATCCCGGGGCCTTTCATGCTCTTGGCCCTGACCCACGGGATGCGGCACGGGGTGATGCCGACCCTGGCCTCTGCCCTGGGCAATCTTGTGGTGACCATGATCCAGGCCATGGTTTCCATTGTGGGGCTGGGCACGGTATTGCTGGCATCGGAATTTTGTTTTCTCGTCCTTAAATGGGCAGGTGCGGCCTATCTGGTCTATATGGGACTCAGCATTTTTTTTTCAGCCAGGTTCTCTTTTACCCTGCCGGATTCAGACCGGCAGGGAACAACACCTGTGCCCTTGCGCAATCTTTTTTTCCAGGGGGCCATGGTCACTGCGGGAAATCCCAAGGCCATTGTTTTTTTTACGGCGGTTTTTCCCCAGTTCATCAGTCCTGAGACCGGATACCTGGCACAATCCAGCCTGCTTTTAGGGCTTATGGCCTTGATCGCCTTTGTCTGTTTTATGCTATATGCCGTTTTGGGACATAAAATTGTTTCTTTTTTTTCAAATGCAATGATCGGCCGGGTTCTGTTGCAAAAAATATTTCCAGGACAAAGAGATCGTTCAGGCGTAAAATTTACGCAGCATAAGAAAACAGATTTTCGACGAATTCTTTCTGCTTTAAAATTTCTCCCTTCCTGA
- a CDS encoding ABC transporter permease subunit, with protein MTAYFIRRLLLVIPTFIGITIMVFTITRFVPGGPIERIIAETRAMQMGAEGGRSRAGAGQGQPLSQEQIKKLEAYYGFDKPVLESYLLWLAKVVQGDLGRSTRYHDPVWEMIKERIPISLYFGVLSLTLIYGVCIPLGVAKAVRHNSGFDNFSSVLIFTGYAIPGWVAGVLMLVLLGSRCDIFPLGGLVSDFFDQMSLAEKAADIALHTVLPLVSYVIGSFTVMTLLMKNTLMDNLSADYVRTAIAKGLPFKKAVFRHAIRNSLIPIATSFGNNISIILMGSFLIEKVFNINGMGLLGYESIVDRDYPVVMGILVISSLLFMVGNILSDLCVAMVDPRVRFK; from the coding sequence ATGACCGCTTATTTTATTAGACGCCTCCTTTTGGTGATACCCACCTTTATCGGTATCACCATCATGGTGTTTACCATTACCCGGTTTGTGCCCGGCGGCCCCATTGAGCGGATCATTGCTGAAACACGGGCCATGCAGATGGGGGCGGAAGGGGGGCGTTCCAGGGCCGGGGCAGGCCAGGGTCAGCCCTTGTCCCAGGAGCAGATCAAAAAACTTGAAGCGTACTACGGTTTTGACAAGCCGGTTCTGGAAAGCTATCTGCTCTGGCTTGCCAAGGTGGTGCAAGGCGATCTGGGCCGGTCCACCCGTTACCATGATCCGGTTTGGGAGATGATCAAAGAACGCATCCCCATTTCTTTGTATTTCGGGGTCTTGAGCCTGACGCTCATCTACGGGGTCTGCATTCCCCTGGGCGTGGCCAAGGCCGTGCGCCACAATTCAGGATTTGACAATTTTTCCTCTGTTTTGATTTTTACAGGCTATGCCATTCCGGGCTGGGTGGCAGGGGTGCTCATGCTGGTGCTTTTGGGATCCCGGTGTGATATTTTTCCCTTGGGCGGTCTTGTGTCGGATTTTTTTGACCAGATGAGCCTGGCTGAAAAAGCAGCTGATATCGCCCTGCATACGGTGCTGCCCCTGGTCTCCTATGTGATCGGATCCTTTACCGTCATGACTTTGCTCATGAAAAACACCCTGATGGACAATCTGTCTGCCGACTATGTCAGAACCGCCATTGCCAAGGGCCTGCCCTTTAAAAAGGCCGTGTTCCGCCATGCTATCCGCAACAGCCTCATCCCCATCGCTACCTCGTTCGGCAATAATATTTCCATTATTCTCATGGGCTCTTTTCTCATTGAAAAGGTGTTCAATATTAACGGCATGGGGCTTTTGGGGTATGAATCCATTGTGGACAGGGATTATCCCGTTGTCATGGGAATATTGGTGATCTCCTCTCTGCTCTTTATGGTGGGCAATATTCTTTCTGATCTCTGTGTGGCAATGGTAGACCCGCGGGTCAGGTTTAAATAG
- the larC gene encoding nickel pincer cofactor biosynthesis protein LarC encodes MILYLDMMSGISGDMTLGALVDLSVPLDWLTQKLSPILKGFDLRSEIVYRHHLRAVNLFVDITDHTSSRHYVDIRAMIERADLPPGVKDNSLAAFEKIAAAEAHIHGKPMDQVHFHEIGGIDSLVDIIGCFLGIHYLGVTRVEASNIPVGSGFIDCAHGKIPVPVPATLGILKGLPVIPSDAKTEIVTPTGAAIVAVLAQHFGPMPQMQISKVGYGAGKRETGASVPNLVRMVLGKPLAGEVEDLDKNPHIFHDQVMVITTNVDDMNPELLGFVMEALFEKGALDVSFSPAFMKKSRPGTRVEVICKSKDLKILSELVLTQTSAIGLRFYPCDRMVLARETVLVNTSSDTGLGKVQVKKITDPRGDLRYVPEYEDCRKKALELDIPLREVYDRILTAVNPLDREKTRLYKSLKGKS; translated from the coding sequence ATGATTCTTTATCTGGATATGATGTCCGGGATTTCAGGGGACATGACCCTGGGCGCCCTGGTGGACCTGAGCGTTCCTCTGGACTGGTTGACCCAGAAATTATCTCCCATTTTAAAGGGGTTTGATCTCAGATCCGAGATTGTATACCGGCATCATCTGCGGGCGGTAAATCTTTTTGTGGATATTACTGACCATACCTCTTCCCGGCATTATGTTGATATCAGGGCAATGATTGAACGAGCAGACCTGCCCCCGGGGGTAAAAGACAATTCCCTGGCTGCCTTTGAGAAAATTGCAGCAGCAGAGGCCCATATCCACGGCAAGCCCATGGATCAGGTCCATTTCCATGAGATCGGGGGCATTGATTCTCTGGTGGATATCATCGGCTGTTTTTTAGGGATTCACTACCTTGGGGTGACCCGGGTTGAGGCCTCAAATATCCCGGTGGGCTCGGGGTTTATTGACTGTGCCCACGGTAAAATACCCGTGCCCGTACCGGCCACTCTGGGGATTTTAAAAGGGCTGCCCGTGATTCCCTCCGATGCCAAGACAGAGATTGTCACGCCCACAGGTGCCGCCATTGTGGCGGTTTTGGCTCAACATTTCGGTCCCATGCCTCAAATGCAGATTTCAAAGGTGGGATACGGCGCCGGCAAGCGGGAGACCGGGGCAAGCGTTCCCAACCTGGTCCGCATGGTCCTGGGAAAACCCTTGGCCGGAGAGGTAGAGGATCTGGACAAGAACCCGCATATTTTTCATGACCAGGTGATGGTGATCACCACCAATGTGGATGATATGAATCCTGAATTGCTCGGTTTTGTCATGGAGGCCCTGTTTGAAAAAGGGGCTCTGGATGTGAGTTTTTCTCCGGCCTTTATGAAAAAGAGCCGGCCCGGCACCCGGGTGGAGGTGATCTGTAAATCCAAAGACCTTAAGATTTTATCAGAGCTTGTCCTGACCCAGACCTCCGCCATTGGCCTGAGGTTTTATCCCTGTGACCGAATGGTTCTTGCGCGGGAAACCGTGTTGGTAAACACCTCTTCTGATACAGGCCTTGGCAAAGTTCAGGTGAAAAAAATCACAGATCCCAGAGGCGATCTGCGGTATGTGCCTGAATACGAAGACTGCCGGAAAAAGGCCCTTGAACTGGATATCCCCTTACGGGAAGTCTATGACAGGATTCTGACGGCCGTGAATCCACTTGACAGGGAAAAGACCAGATTATACAAGAGCCTTAAAGGAAAATCCTGA
- a CDS encoding M20/M25/M40 family metallo-hydrolase, translating to MIDEKRLGDMFTLLAQIDSESHHEAEIAKTLESILKGMGAKVVFDDAAQKVGGDCGNLIAKFKGNVDVEPVFLSGHMDTVVPGKGVKVRFENGVFKSDGTTILGSDDKSALAIILEVMTVIQENNLPCPPVEVVFTVCEEVGLEGAKNIDLSLMDSRFGYILDSTDTEGIVTRAPSANKITAKVFGRAAHAGAAPEKGISAIYAASRAIAKLELGRIDPVTTCNLGVISGGMATNIVPEYVEILGEARSHDMATLDKVTTTIVETFEQTAKSLRLPGQDLPRVEMEVEQDFPYTDIPEDHRTIVLARKAAAALGRTLESKTIGGGADANIFFRKGIVAGVLGTGMTDVHTLKESIALKDMVSCADLILAILKVHAQGQGV from the coding sequence ATGATTGATGAAAAACGGCTGGGGGATATGTTTACCCTGCTGGCCCAGATAGATTCCGAATCCCATCATGAGGCTGAAATTGCCAAAACCCTTGAATCCATTTTAAAGGGCATGGGGGCCAAGGTTGTGTTTGATGATGCTGCCCAGAAAGTGGGGGGCGACTGTGGAAATCTGATTGCCAAATTCAAGGGCAATGTGGATGTTGAACCTGTTTTTCTTTCCGGCCATATGGACACGGTGGTTCCCGGCAAAGGGGTCAAGGTGCGTTTTGAAAACGGGGTCTTTAAAAGTGACGGCACCACCATCTTAGGCTCGGATGATAAATCTGCTCTGGCCATTATCCTGGAGGTCATGACCGTGATCCAGGAAAACAATTTGCCCTGTCCCCCCGTGGAAGTTGTGTTTACCGTGTGTGAGGAAGTCGGCCTTGAAGGGGCCAAAAATATTGATCTCTCCCTCATGGATTCACGGTTTGGATATATTCTGGATTCCACAGACACCGAAGGCATTGTCACCCGCGCCCCTTCTGCCAATAAGATCACGGCAAAGGTCTTTGGCCGGGCCGCCCATGCCGGGGCAGCCCCTGAAAAAGGCATTTCAGCCATTTATGCGGCATCAAGGGCCATTGCCAAACTGGAGCTTGGGCGCATCGACCCTGTGACCACCTGTAACCTCGGGGTGATTTCCGGGGGTATGGCCACCAATATCGTGCCCGAGTATGTGGAAATCTTAGGAGAGGCCAGGTCCCATGACATGGCCACCCTGGACAAGGTGACAACCACTATTGTTGAGACCTTTGAGCAGACGGCCAAATCCCTCAGGCTCCCGGGCCAGGATCTGCCCCGGGTGGAGATGGAGGTGGAACAGGATTTTCCCTATACCGATATTCCCGAAGACCACAGGACCATTGTTTTGGCCAGAAAGGCTGCCGCCGCTCTGGGACGGACCCTTGAATCCAAAACCATCGGCGGCGGGGCAGATGCCAATATCTTTTTTCGAAAAGGCATTGTGGCAGGAGTCCTGGGCACGGGCATGACCGATGTCCATACCCTCAAAGAATCCATTGCCCTCAAGGACATGGTCTCCTGCGCAGATCTGATTCTGGCGATTCTCAAGGTTCATGCCCAAGGTCAGGGGGTTTAG
- the recA gene encoding recombinase RecA: MDKNKDREKAVQTAMSQIERQFGKGSIMKLGGREIEAVPVIRSGSLALDKALGVGGYPRGRVIEIYGPESSGKTTLALHAVAQAQKDGGIAAFIDAEHALDVSYAKRLGVDCDELLVSQPDTGEQALEIADMLVRSGGIDIMVVDSVAALVPRSEIEGEMGDSHMGLQARLMSQALRKLTGTIGKTQTTIIFINQIRMKIGVVYGNPETTTGGNALKFYASMRLEIRKAAAIKEGQDIMGNRTRVKVVKNKLAPPFKNVEFDLMYGEGISRTGDLLDMGVELDVVDKSGSWYSYGGERIGQGRENVKAFLIDNPDIFDAIETKVRTELGIAGPETKKSKSKDSLLDV; the protein is encoded by the coding sequence ATGGATAAGAACAAAGATAGGGAAAAGGCGGTCCAGACAGCCATGAGCCAGATCGAACGTCAGTTCGGCAAAGGCTCTATTATGAAACTGGGAGGCCGTGAGATTGAAGCGGTCCCTGTGATCCGGTCCGGCTCCCTGGCCCTGGACAAGGCCCTGGGTGTGGGCGGATATCCCCGGGGACGGGTGATTGAAATCTACGGACCTGAATCTTCAGGCAAAACCACCCTGGCCCTTCATGCCGTTGCCCAGGCCCAGAAGGACGGGGGCATTGCCGCATTCATCGATGCCGAGCATGCCCTGGACGTTTCCTATGCCAAGCGTCTGGGCGTGGACTGCGATGAGCTTTTAGTCTCCCAGCCCGATACGGGGGAGCAGGCCCTTGAAATTGCGGATATGCTTGTCAGAAGCGGGGGGATCGACATCATGGTTGTGGACTCGGTGGCCGCCCTTGTGCCCCGGTCTGAAATTGAGGGTGAGATGGGAGATTCCCACATGGGGCTCCAGGCAAGGCTCATGTCCCAGGCCTTGAGAAAGCTCACCGGCACCATCGGCAAGACCCAGACCACTATTATATTCATCAACCAGATCCGCATGAAAATCGGTGTGGTTTACGGCAATCCTGAAACCACCACCGGTGGCAATGCCTTAAAATTTTACGCCTCCATGCGCCTTGAAATCCGCAAGGCTGCGGCCATCAAGGAAGGCCAGGATATCATGGGCAACAGGACACGGGTCAAGGTGGTCAAAAACAAGCTGGCCCCGCCCTTTAAAAATGTGGAATTCGATCTCATGTACGGAGAAGGCATCTCCAGAACCGGGGATCTTCTGGACATGGGCGTGGAGCTGGATGTGGTGGACAAGAGCGGGTCCTGGTATTCCTATGGCGGAGAGCGCATCGGACAGGGCCGGGAAAATGTTAAAGCCTTTTTAATTGACAATCCGGATATCTTTGATGCCATTGAGACCAAGGTGCGCACGGAATTGGGTATTGCAGGACCGGAAACTAAAAAAAGCAAATCAAAAGACAGTTTGCTGGACGTATAG
- the alaS gene encoding alanine--tRNA ligase, with the protein MTGNEARKIFLDYFNKHNHRQVRSSSLVPQDDPTLLFVNAGMVQFKRVFTGDEKREYSRAVTSQKCVRAGGKHNDLENVGYTARHHTFFEMLGNFSFGDYFKDQAIEFGWDLLTNGYGFDKEKLYISVYKDDDEAYDIWRDKIGIPESRICRLGEEDNFWAMGDTGPCGPCSEIHIDRGAEFGCDDPNCAVGCDCDRWLELWNLVFMQYERSEDGTMTPLPKPSIDTGLGLERIISVLQDVLTNYDTDLFIPIMEKVGDLAGKKRGESKEVEVAMKVIADHSRASAFLICDGVLPANEGRGYVLRRIMRRAIRYGRSIGLVKPFLHETVQTVFSIMDEAYPELKDSAAFILNVVKNEEEKFLETLGTGMKLLEATIEKLINQGQKTIPGDVIFKLYDTFGFPVDIIADHVKEMEMGLDMDGFDRAMAEQKARSKSKTKFAGVGQAYKPLTSAGVKTVFLGYDHLKTESELLILVKDDKALEKACKGDEVELVTNETVFYAESGGQVGDQGRFENRDCIVEIQDTVKDPSGLFIHKGKVIQGECKKGDKFTLGVDAKRRGAIAINHSATHILHSALRSVLGDHVKQSGSLVTPERLRFDFTHFSAITPEDLFAIETEVNLHIRENHGVHTREMGMDEAVKAGATALFEEKYGDVVRVVSQGKFSQELCGGTHTRASGDIGLFRILSEGGIASGIRRIEAVTGQAALLTVHNDQQAIEAAAAMLKGNKDEVVTKVETLIAEKKALEKELEAIKARLASKSVDTIDQSIKEVNGIKVLSKKVEIENPGQLRDLADKFKNKLKSGVLLLGAESKGKALLIAVVTDDLTQTYKAGDIVKKAASIVGGGGGGRPDMAQAGGIQPENLDKALESVFDIMS; encoded by the coding sequence ATGACAGGTAATGAAGCCAGGAAAATCTTTTTAGACTATTTTAACAAACACAATCACCGCCAGGTAAGGTCTTCGTCTCTGGTCCCCCAGGACGATCCCACCCTTTTATTTGTCAATGCCGGTATGGTCCAGTTTAAACGGGTGTTTACCGGAGATGAAAAAAGAGAATATTCAAGGGCGGTGACCTCCCAGAAATGCGTGAGAGCCGGCGGCAAGCACAATGATCTTGAAAATGTCGGTTACACGGCCCGCCACCATACCTTTTTTGAAATGCTGGGTAATTTTTCCTTTGGCGATTATTTCAAGGACCAGGCCATTGAATTCGGCTGGGACCTGCTCACCAACGGGTACGGGTTTGACAAGGAAAAATTGTACATCTCGGTCTACAAGGATGATGACGAGGCCTATGATATCTGGCGGGACAAGATCGGGATTCCTGAATCGCGGATCTGCCGTTTGGGAGAGGAAGACAACTTCTGGGCCATGGGCGATACAGGTCCCTGCGGTCCGTGTTCCGAAATCCATATTGACCGGGGCGCCGAGTTTGGCTGCGATGATCCCAATTGTGCCGTGGGCTGCGACTGCGACCGGTGGTTAGAACTTTGGAACCTGGTATTCATGCAGTATGAAAGAAGTGAAGACGGGACCATGACGCCCCTGCCCAAACCGAGCATTGACACCGGCCTTGGCCTTGAGCGGATCATCTCGGTTCTTCAGGATGTGCTCACCAATTATGATACCGACCTTTTTATCCCCATCATGGAAAAGGTGGGAGATCTTGCCGGAAAAAAACGAGGGGAATCCAAAGAGGTTGAAGTGGCCATGAAGGTTATCGCAGATCATTCAAGGGCATCTGCCTTTTTGATCTGTGACGGGGTGTTGCCCGCCAACGAGGGCCGGGGCTATGTGCTGCGCCGGATCATGCGCCGGGCCATCCGGTACGGCAGAAGCATCGGCCTTGTTAAACCCTTTTTACATGAAACCGTTCAAACGGTTTTTTCCATCATGGATGAGGCCTACCCAGAACTCAAAGACTCTGCCGCCTTTATTCTCAACGTGGTGAAAAACGAAGAGGAAAAATTTTTAGAAACCCTGGGCACGGGCATGAAGCTTTTGGAAGCCACCATTGAAAAACTCATTAACCAGGGGCAGAAAACCATTCCCGGCGATGTGATTTTCAAGCTCTACGACACCTTCGGGTTTCCCGTGGATATTATTGCAGACCATGTTAAAGAGATGGAGATGGGGCTGGACATGGACGGGTTTGATCGGGCCATGGCCGAGCAAAAGGCCAGATCCAAATCCAAAACAAAATTTGCCGGCGTGGGCCAGGCCTATAAACCCTTGACCTCTGCCGGGGTGAAAACCGTGTTTTTAGGCTATGACCATCTTAAAACCGAGTCAGAACTGCTCATCCTGGTCAAAGATGACAAGGCCCTTGAAAAGGCCTGCAAAGGCGACGAAGTCGAACTGGTCACGAACGAGACCGTGTTTTATGCCGAATCCGGGGGGCAGGTCGGGGATCAGGGCCGGTTTGAAAATCGAGACTGCATTGTTGAGATCCAGGATACGGTAAAGGATCCTTCAGGCCTGTTTATCCACAAGGGAAAGGTGATTCAAGGAGAATGCAAAAAAGGGGATAAATTCACCCTGGGTGTGGATGCTAAGAGGCGTGGTGCCATTGCCATCAATCATTCGGCCACCCATATTCTGCATTCAGCCCTGCGGTCTGTGCTCGGGGATCATGTCAAGCAGTCCGGTTCACTTGTGACCCCTGAACGCTTGCGGTTTGATTTTACCCATTTTAGCGCCATCACCCCTGAGGATCTCTTTGCCATTGAGACCGAGGTGAATCTGCACATCCGGGAAAACCATGGGGTTCATACCCGGGAAATGGGCATGGACGAGGCGGTCAAGGCCGGTGCCACAGCCCTGTTTGAAGAAAAATACGGAGATGTGGTCCGGGTGGTTTCCCAGGGAAAATTTTCCCAGGAGCTTTGCGGGGGCACCCATACCCGGGCTTCGGGTGATATCGGACTGTTCCGCATTCTCTCCGAAGGCGGGATTGCCTCAGGGATTCGCCGCATTGAGGCCGTCACCGGACAGGCGGCCCTGTTAACGGTCCATAACGATCAGCAGGCCATTGAAGCTGCAGCCGCCATGCTCAAGGGAAACAAGGACGAGGTGGTGACCAAGGTTGAGACCCTGATTGCCGAGAAAAAAGCCTTGGAAAAAGAACTTGAAGCGATCAAGGCCCGCCTGGCCTCAAAGTCGGTTGACACGATTGACCAGAGCATCAAAGAGGTCAACGGGATCAAGGTGCTCTCCAAAAAGGTGGAGATTGAAAATCCGGGCCAGCTTCGGGATCTTGCAGACAAGTTCAAAAATAAGCTTAAATCAGGGGTTCTCCTTTTAGGGGCGGAATCCAAGGGCAAAGCCCTGCTCATTGCCGTGGTCACGGATGATCTGACCCAAACTTACAAAGCAGGCGATATTGTTAAAAAAGCCGCATCCATTGTGGGCGGCGGCGGCGGCGGGCGTCCGGACATGGCCCAGGCCGGCGGCATCCAGCCTGAAAACCTGGACAAAGCCCTTGAATCGGTATTTGATATCATGTCATGA